The Bemisia tabaci chromosome 5, PGI_BMITA_v3 genome includes a window with the following:
- the LOC140224679 gene encoding uncharacterized protein: MLKLNRINLKLQDFENKYIKNKQKSVSISSTSDESISYDSKFPEATSHVESETNGNVVQILREENEAIEPKHPDFSKMKPEIEPVVVNGHEDNLINNEFFEEIETPKIKYQPENRSNSNAGNFNHVDFTEILKKPRPHTNQSNTFDVLGNIRLITLDDLPDDSSGSGASGKNKRGDKIASAASFFQNGHRDKSSKESSLVSLNSDIKAFSNSNGSVSKEGTKMNGLNTESDIIEELMSPVSDIPEDISTALSDGILSAASEIKSEPKRGANKKGSPSAATNYDYSSEFEILSDFDRKQGSERLGSKSVHSNNKRLKSINHEVSDATIENVSELEQTQTHDQVSQNVEEQSHQSISGLLVEQSSESFSRKQSDSTQLKFRSWKEFGHSSKNKERRGGSKAEFLKRTNFGSDSSVIESDLDRKPHVFPESKPKDRREGIKAEFLKRANSGSDSSVVKSDFGRKLHVSPESKPKLRKAGVKAEFLKENSGSDSSVVKSDLDRKPHDSPEYKSSERKKNITSSLRDGEKSRRERIKHVSGAQNFKRISPDDENFKVAESLKTRKRRKHKIKRSSKNLTSENLNNITDPQRNGGIERLKSRFVKSAASVITNNKPSMIAIESREGKRGEVKRRPHIERIRNDISSESEIKNRNKIGDNVKSKQDFTCLVNIPGGEKDFKNVKSVNTQTSPKVVSFDEPPRFETSHESLFEEKFKTSAENICNCCARNRGCFRNSMNSLVLRNHDGLLETAMNRLLMGQLKFIQNMVEKQNKSHELNRQIIKLMNLSQPNCFSRT, translated from the exons GCGTAAGCATTAGCAGTACTTCCGATGAGTCGATATCTTATGATTCGAAATTTCCCGAGGCAACATCACACGTCGAAAGTGAAACAAATGGCAATGTGGTTCAAATCCTTCGAGAAGAAAATGAGGCAATCGAGCCCAAACACCCCGATTTTAGCAAGATGAAACCGGAAATTGAGCCAGTTGTAGTAAACGGTCACGAGGATAATCTCataaataatgaattttttgaagaaatagaAACACCAAAAATCAAATACCAGCCAGAAAATCGGTCGAATAGTAACGCGGGTAATTTCAACCATGTTGACTTCAccgaaatattaaaaaagccTAGGCCCCATACAAACCAATCCAACACTTTCGATGTTTTGGGAAATATACGCCTGATAACCCTCGATGACTTGCCTGACGATAGCAGTGGCTCCGGAGCCTCAGGCAAAAATAAACGCGGTGATAAGATTGCGTCGGCGGCAAGTTTTTTTCAGAACGGCCACCGCGACAAATCAAGCAAAGAAAGCTCCCTGGTGTCTTTAAATAGTGACATTAAAGCTTTCAGCAACAGTAACGGATCTGTCTCGAAAGAGGGGACGAAAATGAACGGCCTCAATACAGAAAGTGATATCATCGAGGAGTTAATGTCACCGGTGAGTGATATCCCTGAGGATATATCCACCGCTCTTTCGGACGGCATCTTATCGGCGGCATCTGAGATCAAATCGGAGCCTAAACGTGGTGCGAATAAAAAAGGTTCGCCATCAGCAGCCACTAATTACGATTACTCATCTGAGTTCGAAATTCTGAGTGACTTTGACCGAAAACAAGGTTCTGAGCGGCTGGGTTCGAAAAGCGTTCACTCAAATAACAAACGATTGAAATCGATAAATCATGAGGTATCGGATGCAACGATCGAGAATGTTAGTGAGCTTGAGCAAACACAAACGCATGACCAAGTGTCCCAAAATGTTGAGGAGCAATCACATCAGTCGATATCTGGCCTGCTTGTTGAACAATCTTCTGAGAGCTTTAGCCGGAAGCAATCGGATTCTACTCAGTTAAAATTTCGCTCTTGGAAAGAGTTTGGGCATTCatcgaaaaataaagaaaggagAGGAGGTTCAAAAGCTGAATTTCTGAAAAGAACAAATTTCGGATCTGACTCGTCGGTTATAGAAAGTGATTTGGACCGGAAGCCCCACGTTTTTCCGGAATCTAAGCCCAAGGACCGGAGAGAAGGTATAAAagctgaatttttgaaaagagccaATTCCGGATCAGACTCGTCGGTTGTGAAAAGTGATTTCGGCCGGAAGCTCCACGTTTCTCCGGAATCTAAGCCCAAGTTACGGAAAGCAGGTGTAAAAgctgaatttttgaaagaaaattccgGATCTGACTCATCGGTTGTAAAAAGTGATTTGGACCGGAAGCCTCACGACTCTCCGGAATATAAGTCcagtgagagaaaaaaaaatattacgtCATCTCTCAGAGACGGTGAAAAGTCCCGAAGGGAACGCATCAAACATGTTTCTGGggcccaaaattttaagaggatttccccggatgatgaaaattttaaagttgctGAGAGTCTGAAAACCAGGAAACGCCGAAAGCATAAAATCAAGCGAAGTTCCAAAAATCTTACATCTGAGAATTTGAATAATATTACTGATCCTCAGAGAAATGGAGGAATAGAGAGattaaaatcgcgatttgtaaAATCAGCAGCCAGTGTAATCACGAACAACAAACCTTCGATGATTGCGATAGAATCACGCGAAGGAAAGAGAGGGGAGGTGAAACGCAGACCTCACATAGAAAGGATAAGAAATGATATAAGTTCCGAGTCTGAAATTAAGAATCGGAATAAAATCGGAGACAACGTGAAGTCTAAACAAGATTTCACATGCCTCGTGAATATTCCCGGTGGAGAGAAGGATTTCAAAAATGTGAAGAGTGTAAATACGCAGACCAGTCCGAAAGTTGTAAGTTTTGATGAGCCACCTCGATTTGAGACATCGCACGAGTCGCTTTTTGAGGAGAAATTCAAAACTTCCGCGGAAAATATTTGCAACTGTTGTGCGAGGAATAGAGGTTGCTTTCGGAACTCAATGAATTCCCTGG tGCTCAGAAATCACGATGGACTTTTGGAGACTGCCATGAACCGTTTATTGATGGGGCAGctaaaatttatacaaaatatgGTCGAAAAACAGAATAAATCGCACGAACTGAATCGCCAAATTATTAAACTCATGAACCTTTCGCAACCTAATTGCTTTTCTCGGACGTGA